ccggtttccgtgccatccggtctctgtctgcgaggagtttttcctctccccccctaaagcagctaaagctaaccccggaaccctattcatataccctgaaaaccttattccaacaccctcaaaccttcttcctataccctgaacctcattccaatacccctaaaacctcattccaatacccctaaaaccttattctaacatccctacaaccttattctaacacccttagaaccttattccagcaccgctacaaccttattctaatacccccataaccttattctaacatccctaaaaccttattctaatacccgtagaactttattctaacacccatacaacctttattcctaaacccggaatacgaatttttttttttttttttttttttttttttttttttaattattcctTCTACCCTCTCagtgttgtgttgtttgtagtaatacttacccaactGTGCGTAGGGCTACCCTTATTcccgtttttgtttttgtggttgtggaaccatttgggtgcggCACATTTAATATAATCGCATAAGTTTTgcatttcatttatgtttTCAATGACGGTCTTCATGTTTTGCTCATCGACCTTGAGTATTGGATCCACTTTGGCCTTTACAGTGACAGAGTTTTTTTCAATGGTCACATTGCAATTGTCCAAATTTTCATCCCATTTACATTCAATACACGAACCACTATTGTTCGTGCATTTACCACCAACCTcaaaagctttttttattcctgattCTACTAAACAATTCGCTTTGCTTttcatatgttttgcataagcatgaagtaagaaacaaccgACAGTTCGCCTAAAAGGTGGATAGTCCAAAACTGGATTATCGTTTCTTGTTGACGACGACGACGTCGTCGTCGTATACAGTTTTTTTagaccggcatgcaaataattgcatgccttcttttcagggtCAGTGGCATCCCTCTCTTCAGTGTCATCTTTCACTTGATTACAATCTCCGTTCCCTGTTCCGCTATTTGTGTTCATTGCTCCTGCTAATTCATTCCACAATGTCTTCACATGCTCATTCCAGAATTTTTCCTGTAtaaggtggtggtggtacaatatatatatatatatatatatatacatatgcataaatgcatatgtaggtatatgtaagtacatacatatatgtatgtatacatctatacacttatgtatgtataaacgtatgtgtatatatgtagaggtatatatatgtaacatatgtgtatatatgtagaggtatgtatatgtaacatatgtgtatatatgtagaggtatgtatatatgtatacatatatatatatatgtttatctgtacatatgtatatacatatgtttatatatgtatatatgtatttatattcaTCCATCCTATGAGAATATAAATAGTGCACATGTACACTGTGCACCATATTATCGTCTCATAAAGTGGACAATTATATATGTGGCCACTTACCTCCCCCTTCccgtgttccttttttttatgatacCAATTCGCTATGCAATTCACGCGATCACATAAAGtgaccttcctttttatttcggataatgttggttgtattttGGTGTTGGTGGTGATATCGTCCAACATACCCACCACTTTGGACCATAGGGGGTCACCCTCAATTTTAGAGGTGATACACTTTCCTATCTGGCACTTCTCACATGAACCATCCTCCTTACCATTCCCATTACCTTTCTTCCCACACCATTCTTCACGTTTATCCTCCCCCTCCTTGAAGGCCTTATCTATTCCTTCCTGTACAACACAAGCAtaacctcctttttctgcATGTAGTCTTAATGTCTCTGCGAACGCATTGAGTGCTACACAACGCATGGTAGATTTAAATATTCTATTATTTACTTTTCGTGGCCCCGTATCGGATCCgttctccttcattccaTGTATGTCCTTTAATGCTTTAACCATAATTTTGCATGTTGTTTTGCTTACGCAATCTGCATTACCATTGGGGCATTTAACCTCCTTGCACAGATCGTCCGCATCGTCGATGTTGCCCCCATTGTCAGGCAGGGCTTTGTCGAATGAGGTGACTTGCTCCTGCACTTTCTCCCACATTGCATCCTGTGggtaggtatatatatatatatatatatatatatatatatatatatatatatgcatatgtatacatacacatgtatatgtatacacgtatatacgtacgcatatgtacatacatatgtatatatgtatatgtgcatatgtacatacgtctatatgtgtatgtgtatatttattcatcCCATGAAAAGCATATATACAATAgtgcatacacatacacttcGTATACTAATCTATCATATAATAGAGTGGACAATTATATATGTGCCCATACCTTGTCATCTTTACtcgttttgctttttcccaTGTCTTCGAACCACTGTTCTCCCGCACATTGTGCGCGCGAACACAAACCACTTATGTTTTTACATTGACCACCACCTGCGGGAAAGgaatgggaagaaaggaagtgaGCAACATGTAAGAAGGAATGATATGTAGAAAAGGCTTCtaaggaggaaggggaatggGTCTGAGGAGTGAAGGGGAGGGGAGGAGTCTAAGGaacggaagaaaatgaagcaagGAGTGGTTAGAAGGGAAGACGGTCAAGGGAAGGAGGGGCATGGTTGTTCAAGGGATGGAAGGATAGATGGTCTGAGGAGTAATGAAAGTGGTTATTGTTGTAgttgtctacttacatattttgtgtGCACTTTCCTTCAACGTTTTCTTCATATCGGCGTCCGACGTGAGCATATGGTCTAATTTAGTCTTCACTTGTTCGCTGTTTATTTCGCAACTGAAATTCGCTTTCCTTTCGCACGTAAAACACTTATCACCATCACTCTTGCAGGGAGATGTTGCTCCCATAATTACACTACTTTTTCCAAATGCTTTATCTATAGCgtcctttattttattttcgtcTGCACATGGAAGTGCTTCTAATTTATCAGCAaaagcatttaataaaacacaacgCATAGTACGTTCAAATAATTGGTCCTCTAAAGCCTTCTTTGTGATATTTCCCTTTGAATCTACTTTTGCTTTAATTTCATAAATACTCTCTAATCCTGCAGCAATGAACTTGCATACtgtcttctcttcttctgaaACCTCCTTACCACTCCCATTAATGTGATTACATAGGGTGTCACCATTTGTTCCCCCTGAAGATAATGCCGCAGAAAGATTTTTCAATTCTTCCTCAACACCATCATCGTCCCTCCACATATTATCCTACACATAGtaggaagataaaaagaaatagaggaaagtgaatgaatgaaggaaagaaaatgaatgaaCGAAATGAAAGAATGAAGGAGTCCGTGCACA
Above is a window of Plasmodium knowlesi strain H genome assembly, chromosome: 6 DNA encoding:
- a CDS encoding SICAvar, type I (fragment); amino-acid sequence: LECLDKTNLCDRADCVADRWIKNRNQGGTAKTYDNMWRDDDGVEEELKNLSAALSSGGTNGDTLCNHINGSGKEVSEEEKTVCKFIAAGLESIYEIKAKVDSKGNITKKALEDQLFERTMRCVLLNAFADKLEALPCADENKIKDAIDKAFGKSSVIMGATSPCKSDGDKCFTCERKANFSCEINSEQVKTKLDHMLTSDADMKKTLKESAHKICGGQCKNISGLCSRAQCAGEQWFEDMGKSKTSKDDKDAMWEKVQEQVTSFDKALPDNGGNIDDADDLCKEVKCPNGNADCVSKTTCKIMVKALKDIHGMKENGSDTGPRKVNNRIFKSTMRCVALNAFAETLRLHAEKGGYACVVQEGIDKAFKEGEDKREEWCGKKGNGNGKEDGSCEKCQIGKCITSKIEGDPLWSKVVGMLDDITTNTKIQPTLSEIKRKVTLCDRVNCIANWYHKKKEHGKGEEKFWNEHVKTLWNELAGAMNTNSGTGNGDCNQVKDDTEERDATDPEKKACNYLHAGLKKLYTTTTSSSSTRNDNPVLDYPPFRRTVGCFLLHAYAKHMKSKANCLVESGIKKAFEVGGKCTNNSGSCIECKWDENLDNCNVTIEKNSVTVKAKVDPILKVDEQNMKTVIENINEMQNLCDYIKCAAPKWFHNHKNKNGNKGSPTHSWCDFWDTTVKEELKKMFQKIVSDGNDTSKTNANVVCNKFGDENPHSVERKACNHITAGLDYINQVLVTQNGNTDDDKFFKRSMMCAALNLYATKIKKESEDKCPIDEEKITQMFDDWNKQNNPNSSPSPSCKSGVYDCFVCKRDDKILDGCNLLVDKGLIGTASLQSGQNCNDNGNNRKEVQTQMNQLLDKESQMQQTLNKVNEMASSFCTQVQCAIKKKLKSKNGQTPSTGTMSSW